From the genome of Frateuria soli:
GCTATCCACGCCGCTCAAGCCCGAGCAGCGCGAATACACCCTGGCCATGCAGCGCTCCGGCGGCATGCTGCTCAAGCTGCTCAACGACGCGCTCGACCTGGCCCGCATCGAGGCCGGCCGGCTGGAGCTGGAGCTGGAGCCGTTCGATCCGCGCCAGGTAGTCGAGGACGTGGCTCAACTGCAACTGGGCCATGCCCAGGTCAAGCGACTCTCGCTCACGGTGGAGCTGGACGGCGACCTGCCGCCACGCGTCGTGGGCGATGCCGTGCGCATCAAGCAGGTGCTGCTCAATATCACCCACAACGCGTTGAAGTTCACCGAATACGGCAGCGTCAGGCTGCGCGCCGAGTGCGACGCTGAAGGCCTGGTCTTCAGCGTCGTCGACACCGGGCCGGGCATCCCGGAGGCTGCGCAGGCCCGGCTGTTCCATCGTTTCGAGCAGGTCGAAGGCCCGCAACGACGCGCCGGCAGCGGTCTCGGACTGGCGATCTGCCGCGAGCTGGTCGGCATGATGGGCGGCAGCATCGAACTCGAGTCGCACGTGGCCCAGGGAAGCACCTTCCGCGTGCGCCTGCCGTTGCAGCTGCCCGAGGACGCCGTCAGCATGCCCGTCCTCGCGCAAGCGCCGGTCGGCGGGTCGCTGCACGTGCTGCTGGTCGAGGACGACACGATCGTCGCCGCAGTCATCCGCGGCCAGCTCGAACGCCAGTGCCACCGCGTCTGCTACGTCGCCAACGGCCTGGGGGCGCTCGCCGAACTGGACCAGTCGCGTTTCGACGTCGTGCTGCTGGACCTGGACCTGCCGGGCGTCGACGGCTTCCAGGTCGCGCGCCTGGTCCGTCAGCGCGAGGAGGCCGGCCGGCGCGTTCCGATCATCGCCATCACCGCCCGTTCCGGTGGCGACGAGGAAGCCTGCGCGCACGAGGCGGGAATGGATGCGATCCTGCGCAAGCCGTTCAGTAGCGAGGTGCTGGCCGAGCTGTTCGTGGCGCTCGTGCCCGGACCGGCCATGCCCGCGGACGAGGTGGCCGATCCGGCCTGACCGCGCCGGCCGCGTGACCGTCCGCCCCGGGTTGTCGCTCGGCGTCAGCTCAGGAGGAGCAGCCGGTGCGCGTCGTTGACCTGTTCCAGGGTGGCGTAGCAGTGCGCCATGACGCACGCGCCCGTCCATTCTGGCGCCGCGCTCGTCGCAGAGGTCATCGTCATGGGGTGATAAAGCTCGCCCCCGACGTTGAGCGTGGGCGGAAAAGTGAGGGCGGCATCGGTGACCTTGCTGATGACCTTTCCGTGATGGCTTCCGCCGGCCAGCAGGCATTTCCATGTCCGATGATTCACGAGCACGCTCCCCTTGCCTAGCCGGGCAAGATCGGTCCGGAAAGGTGAAGCGCATGTGAAATACGGGGCCGTGTCCCGAAGCCCCCGCGAGGCCGTCACCTGCCATCGAACGGCAACCGGGGGGGCACCGATACCGCCTGCGGGCAAAAGAAAAGGGCCCGCATGTCTGCGGGCCCTTTGGACACCTGGTGGCCGGGGACGGAATCGAACCGCCGACACGGGGATTTTCAATCCCCTGCTCTACCAACTGAGCTACCCGGCCGGGAGGAGTGCAGGACGCGTGGCGCGTGCTGCGGAGCCGCGCATTAAACAGGGTGCGAACGCTTGCGTCAAGGCTGGTCGGGGGCGACGTAGCCGGCGGGTTGGGCGACTTCGCCGCCGCCGAAGAAGTACTTCTCCATCTCGCCGGCGAGGTACTGGCGGGTTTTCGCTTCGAGCGGGTTGAGCCGGTACTCGTTGATCAACATGGTCTGGTGGGCGAGCCATTGCTGCCAGGCCTGCCTGGAGACGTGCTCGTAGACGCGTTGGCCGAGCGGGCCTGGCCAGGGGGCGAAGTCGAGACCTTCGGCGTCGATGTCGAGTCTGGCGCAGTGGACGGTGCGGGGCATGCGGATCTTCCTCGTTGCCGTTCGTCCTGAGCGTAGGCCGCGGGCCGGAGTCGAAGGATCGCGAGGCCGCGGCGCTTCGACTTCGCCCGCTTGCCGCGGGCTACGCTCAGCGCGAACGGCTGGTGTGTGACGCGAGCGGTGGGTGCAATGTTCCGAGCAGGGTGCGCACGGGAGCGGGCAGGCCGAGGCTCGGCCACTCGTCGCGGGCGCACCAGCGCAGCGCCACATTATCGGCGATGGCGGGGTGGGCTGTCGCGCCGTCGAACAGCAGCGGCTCGACCTGGAGCCGGTAGTGGCTGAAGACGTGGACGAAGGGCGTGAGCGGTTGCGCGTCGTCCAGTTGCGCGTGCGTCTGCGCCAGTCGCCAGGCCGCTTCGTGGTCGGCCGCTTCGGGCAGGCTCCACAGCCCGGACCACACGCCGCTCGGACCGCGTCGCTCCAGCAGCACACGACCATGGCCATCGCGCAGCACCAGCATGGTGGTGGCGCGCGTGGGCAGCGTCTTGCCGGGCTTTGGCGTGGGCAGTTGCGCGGTGCGACCCTCGCGGCGGGCGACGCAGGCATCGGCCAGCGGACAGGCCGGGCAGAGCGGGCGCGAGCGCACGCAGACGGTGGCGCCAAGGTCCATGATCGCCTGGGTGTAGTCGGCCACGCGCGCGTGCGGCGTGTGCGCCTCGGCGCGCGCCCACAGCTGCTTCTCGACCGCGCCCTGGCCGGGGTGGCCCTCGATGCCGTGGTAGCGGGCAAGCACGCGCTTGACGTTGCCGTCGAGGATGGCGAAGCGCAGGCCGTGTGCCTGGGCGAGGATCGCGCCGGCGGTGGAGCGGCCGATGCCCGGCAGTGCGGCGAGCGCGTCGAAGTCGCGCGGCAGCTCGCCGCCGTGGTGTTCCACGCAAAGCTGCGCGGCGCGGTGCAGGAAGCGCGCGCGGCGGTAGTAGCCCAGGCCCGACCAGAGGGCGAGCACGCGGTCTTCGTCCGCTGCGGCCAGATCGGGCAACGTCGGCAACGCCCCGGTAAAGCGCAGGAAGTAGGGAATGACCGTGGCGACCTGGGTCTGCTGGAGCATCACCTCGGAAAGCCACACGCGGTAGGCATCGCGGCGACCGCCCGGCGCGGGAGCCTGCCAGGGGAGATCGTGGCGCCCGTGGCGGTCGAACCAGGGCAGCAGGTCGGCGGCGAGGGTGGAGCTCATCGGGCGTCGCTGCTGGCCGGTGACGCGGGGGCGCTGGTGCTGGCCGCCGGGGCAGGTGCCAGTTCCAGGTGCAGGCCTTCGACGTGCACGCCGGCCACGTCGAGCGTGGCCACATCCACGTGGCCGCTGCCGGGCGGCACGCCGAGCCTGGGACCTTCCTCGTCGCCGATGTGCGACCACCAGCGCGCCACGCCCAGCGGTGGCACGCGCAGGTCGAGGTGGTTGCCGGGGCCGTCGAGCTTGAGCGCAAGCAGCAAGGGGTTGCTCTGGTTGGCCGGAGTCAGTTCCAGCGAGATGTCATAGCGGCCGGCGTCGGCCTGTTCGAGCGAACCGGCGAGCGTGGCCGCGGCATCCGCCGCGCCGTGCCAGTGCGCCTCCCCGGACAGGCGCATCGCCAGCGTCCCGCCACGGGTGTACTCGAGGTCGATGTCGTTGAGCTGCAACGCGTTGCCCTGGATCCGCGGAGTGGCGATCAGGCGCAGCTGCATCGGGGTGCCATGGGCATCCTTGGCCGAGATCACCAGCGGGAACGGCTGCCCGGTGAGCAGGCTGCCGGCGTCGAGCGAGAAGTCGCGCAGCAGCAACTTGTTGCCGCTGACGATCGTGCCGCGCGCGATGCGCACGCCGGTATCGATGCGCGGGATGTTGGGCGAGCCGCTACCGCCCGAGGGCAGGCCGGACAGCCAGGCCTGCAGCGCGTCCAGATCCACCCGCGGCGCGTCGATCTCCAGCCGCGAGATCACCGTGGGACCGCCGAACAACGTGCTCCAGGGCAACGCCAGGCGGCCGTTGGCAGCCAACAGTATCGGCATGCTGGCACCGTGTGCGGTGAGGGTGAGCCCCTCCAGTTCCAGCGCCGGGCGGGGAAACAGGGCGGGGCGGGCAGGGCTGGCCAGGCTCAGTTCGAGTCCGACCTGGCGCGCCTGCTCCTGCAACATGGCGGTGAAGCGTTCCGGCTGCAGCAGCAGGTACACGGTCACCAGCAGGGCCACCAGGCCGGCAACGAGAAGGCCGGCCAGGCCCAGCAGCGCGATGCGCAGCCGGCGCGTCATCGCAGGCTCAGGCCCGCGCCAGCGTGGCCGGCAGCAGGCCGTCGACGAAGGCGCGCGCGTCGAACTCGCGCAGGTCGGTGGCGCTCTCGCCCAGGCCGACGTAGCGGATCGGCAGGCCGAACTCGCGCGCCAGCGCGAACACCACGCCGCCCTTCGCCGTACCGTCGAGCTTGGTCACCACCAGGCCGGTGACGCCGACGATCTGGCGGAACTGGCGCAACTGGCTGATCGCGTTCTGGCCGGTGGTGCCGTCGATCACCATCAGCACCTCGTGCGGCGCGTCGGCGTCGAGCTTCTTCATCACGCGGGCGATCTTGGACAGCTCGTCCATCAATCCGCCCTGCGTATGCAGGCGGCCGGCGGTATCGGCGACGAGGACATCGGCGTTGCGCGAGCGGGCGGCCTGCAGGGCATCGAAGATCACGCTGGCCGCATCGGCCTCCTGGCCCTGCGCGATCACCGGCACGTTGTTGCGTTCGCCCCAGGTCTTCAGCTGGGCCACCGCGGCGGCGCGGAAGGTGTCGCCGGCGGCGAGCATCACCTGGCGGCCCTCGTCGCGCCAGCGGCGCGCCAGCTTGCCGATCGTGGTGGTCTTGCCCACGCCGTTGATGCCCACGGTAAGCACCACGAAGGGCTTGCGACCGGTGATGTCCAGCGGCTGCTGTACCGGCACCAGCATGGCAACGAGCGCCTCGCGCAATGCGGCCAGCAGCGCGTCGGCATCGGCGAACTCGCGCTTGTGCATGCGCTTGCGCAGGCCTTCGACCAGCGTGGTGCTGGCCTCCACGCCGACGTCGGCGGTGATCAGCAGGGTTTCGAGCTCGTCGAGCAGATCGTCGTCGAGCTTCGGATGGCGCATGAACAGCGAGCTCAGGCCCTTGGCGAAGCCGCTGCCGGAGAGGCGTTCGCGCCAGCTGCGCTTGGCCGGGGCGGGTTCGGCCACGGTCGCGGGCGGCGGCTCGTCGACGATCGCCGGCTCCGCGGGCGCGATTTCAGCACGCGCTTCGTCCAGCACCGGACTTGCATTGTCCAGGGCCGTCGCGTCGGCGGGCGGCGTCCGGCCGTGTTCGGCCGGTTGCTCCGAAGTCGTTTCGGTGGGTTTCTTCTTCCAGAACTTGAGCATTGCGGCGGCGTTTCCAAGACAATGCGCGGATGCTATCACCCGCTACCAGACTGGCCGCTGAGGGCCATTCGTGCCTGCATCTTCCATGCGCGACGACGGTCGCGCACAGGGTGCGCCCCTGCGGCGGGACGTCGGCGTGACGGGGCGCATCCGCATTATCGGGGGGAGCCTGCGCAATTCCCGGCTGGACGTACCCGACCTGCCGGGCCTGCGTCCGACCCCGGAGCGCGTGCGCGAAACGCTGTTCAACTGGCTGCTGCCGGTGATCGCGGGCGTGCAGGCGCTGGATCTGTGCGCCGGGACCGGCGCGCTGGGAATCGAAGCGCTCTCGCGCGGTGCCGGCGCGGTGCGCTTCGTCGAGCGCGATGCCCGCGCGGCAACGGCGTTGCGCGACAACCTCGCGCGGCTGAAGGCCGAGGGCACGGTGACCGTTGCCGATGCGGCGGCGTTCCTGGAGGGGACGCCGACGCCTTTCGGGCTGGTGTTCCTGGACCCGCCGTTCGCGGCGGACCTGTGGACGCCGCTCGCGCAGCGGCTGGAGCAAGGCGGCTGGCTCGCCCCGCAGGCCTGGATCTATGTCGAGTCGCCGCGCGACCGGGTGCCGGCGCTGCCGTCCAGCTGGGCGCTGCACCGCGAGGGCCGGGCGGGCGAGGTGCGCCACGCGCTCTATCGCCGCTGCACGGAGCTTCCGTTAAGCTAGCCGCCACTTTCGCGCTGCAGCCCCTCGTGAACAAAGCCCCGGTGAACAAGCGCCTGGCCGTGTATCCCGGCACCTTCGACCCGATCACCAACGGCCATGCCGACCTGGTGTCGCGGGCCGCGCCGCTGTTCGAGCGCGTGGTGGTGGCGGTGGCCGAGAGTTCCGGCAAGGGGCCGGGTTTCAGCCTGGAGGAGCGCATCACGCTGGCACGGCTGGCGCTGGCCGACCTGCCCAACGTGGAAGTGCGCGGTTTCAACAGCCTGCTGGCCAGCTTCGTCACCGAGGTCGGCGCCGGCGTGATCATCCGCGGACTGCGCGCGGTATCGGACTTCGAATACGAGTTCCAGCTGGCGAGCATGAACCGCCACCTGATTCCGCAGGCCGAAACGCTGTTCCTGACGCCGGCGGAACAGTACAGCTTCATTTCCTCCTCGCTGGTGCGCGAGATCGGCCGCCTCGGCGGCGACATCTCGAGCTTCGTGCACCCGGCCGTGCAACAGGCCATGCGGCAGCGCTGGCGCAAGTAAGGCCATCCTCGAATCCACTCACAGGGAGACACCCATGCGTAAGTTCCTGATCGCCGCCACCTTCGCACTCGCCGGTACCCTGGCCCTGTCGGCCTGCAACAAGCAGGAAGACAACCAGCAGGCCACCCAGCAGGCGGCCGCGCCGAAGCCGACCAACCCGAACGACGCCCAGGCGTGGAACGCCTACCTGGGCCAGATCGTGCAGAACAACATGCAGGGCATGACCGCCGAGCGGCCGTACGCCTACCTGGTGCCGGCCGGCGACGACGAAGACGCCCAGGCCAAGTACGACCGCCAGTTGCAGAGCGTCCAGGACGTCATCGCCCGCGGCGTGCTGCCGGGCAACCTGCTGGCCTTCGCCGGCCCGAACTCGTCCAAGACCGCCCAGTTCGTGATTGACGCTTTCGCCGGCGCCAAGCCGGGCTCGTTCAAGGACGTGATCGTGCTGTTCATCGGCGACCAGGCGGACAAGGACCGCGTGATGACCGCGCTGCAGCCGACCGGTGCGACGGTGCGCTTCGTGGCGATGTAAGCCAGGCGCCCGCGCACTCGAAACGCCCGCGATGCCGGAAGGCGTCGCGGGCGTTTTCGTTTGGACGGAGGAAACACGCACGCCGCGGAGACCACCACCTCTCCCTGGCCCCGGGGGAGATGGCTGGGGAGAGGGGGAGGTTCTTCGCTCTGATCGGGGGACGGCGGAAAAGCCAAAGGCCTCCCCCTCTCCCCAACCCTCTCCCCCGGGCTGTGCCCGGGGGAGAGGGAGTAAGAAGTGCCGCGCCGCGCTACGTCACGCTACGTCACGGGCTCCTTGTTTGGATGGACGAAAACCGGCACGCGGCGAGGCCCGCTCCCTCTCCCCCGGCCCCGCCGGGGGAGAGGGCTGGGGAGAGGGGGAGGCTCTTCGCTCTGATCGGGAGATGGCGAAAGAGCCAAAGGCCTCCCCCTCACCCCAACCCTCTCCCCCGGACTGCGCCTGGGAGAGAGGGAGCAAGCGGTGCTGCGCCGCGCCGCGCTACGCCCCGGGCTCTTTGTTTGGATGGACGAAAACCGGCACGCGGCGAGGCCCGCTCCCTCTCCCCCGGCCCCGCCGGGGGAGAGGGCTGGGGAGAGGGGGAGGCTCTTCGCTCTGATCGGGAGATGGCGAAAGAGCCAAAGGCCTCCCCCTCACCCCAACCCTCTCCCCCGGACTGCGCCCGGGGGAGAGGGAGTAAGCGGCGCCGCTCCGCGCTACCATTGACGCCATGTCCCTTAAGATTCTCGACACCTGCGTCAATTGCGACGTCTGCGAGCCGGCGTGCCCCAACAAGGCGATCTCGATGGGCGAGGACTACTACGTCATCGATCCGGCCCTGTGCACCGAATGCGTCGGTCACCACGACGAACCCCAATGCATGGTCGTCTGCCCGGTCGAGTGCATCGTCATCGATCCGGAGCACGTCGAGACGCACGAGCAACTCGAACCCAAATACCGCCAGTTGATGGCCAAGGAGACCACGGCATGAGTCTGTCCCCGCGTTGGCGAGTCCTTTTGCTGAGCCTGCTGCTGACCAGTACTGCCGCCTTCGCAACGGACCCGCCCTCCCGGGAGGCTCCCGCGACCTCCGCCGCCGCAGCCAAACCCGGCCACGCGGCGATCGCCAGCGCCAACTTCCTGGCCACCGACGCCGGACTCGAAGTGCTGGCCAAGGGCGGCAATGCTTTCGACGCGGCGGTGGCGGTGGCTTCCACGCTGTCGGTCGTCGAGCCGGAAAGCTCGGGGCTGGGCGGCGGCTTCATGGCCGTGCTGCGCCGGGCCTCGGACGGGCGCGAGGTGTTCATCGACGCGCGCGAGGTGGCGCCCGCGGCGGTGGACGCGAAGGATTACCTCAATCCCGATGGCTCGCCCAACCGCGACGCCGCGCTGAACGGCCCGCTCTCGGCCGGTATCCCGGGCGAGCCGGCAGGGCTGGCCTGGCTGTCGGGACACTACGGCAAGCTCCCGCTGTCGGCCTCGCTGGCGCCGGCGATCCGCACCGCGCGCGAGGGCTTCAAGCCGGACAGCCGCCTGCGCAACGCCATCGCCGAGCGTGCCGACGATCTCAAGCGCTGGCCCGCTTCCGAGGCCAAGTATCTCGTCGACGGCAAGCCGCCCGTCGAGGGCAGGCTCTGGCGCGACCCGGACCAGGCGCGCACGCTCGAGATCCTGGCGAAAGAGGGCCGCGACGGCTTCTACCGCGGCGAAGTGGCAAGGAAGCTGGTGGCCGCCGTGCGCGCGGCCGGCGGCAACTGGAGCGAAGCGGACCTGGCCGGCTACCAGATCAAGGAACGCGCGCCGATCAGCGTGGATTACCGCGGTTACCGCATCGTCACCGCGCCGCCGCCGTCCTCCGGCGGCGTGGCCATCGCGGAGATCCTCAACATCCTGCGTGGCGTGGACCTGGACAAGCTCGACCGTGCCCATCGCGTGCACTACGTGATCGAGGCGATGCGCCGCGCGTTCCGCGACCACAACGATTACCTGGGTGACCCGGACTTCGTGAAGATGCCGCTGGACATGCTGCTGTCGCCGTTCTACGCCGACGGCCTGCGCCAGAGCATCCTGCCGGACAGGGCCACGCCCTCCTCGATGCTGCCGCATGCCGGCGCCTCCGACCCCGGCCCGCACACCACCCATTTCTCGATCATCGACAAGGACGGCAACATGATCGCCGTCACCTCGACGGTGAACTACACGCTCGGTTCCACCTTCGTCGCCGCCGGCACGGGCGTGCTGCTCAACGACGAGATGGACGACTTCGCGCTGGTGCCCAACAAGCCCAACGTCTACGGCCTGCTCGGCAGCGAGGCCAACGCGCCGGTCGGGGGCAAGCGCATGCTCTCCTCGATGTCGCCCAGCCTGGTGATCGGCCAGGACCGTACCGCGGTGATCGGCTCGCCCGGCGGCTCGACCATCATCACCCAGGTGCTCGAGGGCATCCTTGCCTTCGTCGACGGCAAGGATGCCGGCGCCATCGTGGCGCAGAAGCGTTACCACCATCAGTTCCTGCCCGATCGCGTGGACGTGGAGCAGGGCGTGTTCGACCCGGCCACCGCGCATGAGCTCGAGCGCATGGGCTACACGCTGCACCCGCGCGCCCCCTGGGGCTTCATGAACGTGGTGACCTGGGACCACCGCAGCAACACGCTGCAGGCGGCCAGCGATCCGCGGCGGCCTTCGGGGTCGGGCAAGGTGCAGTAGCCCGGCCCCGGATCGGCGGCGGGGCCGCCCGCACCCGGCAGACATGGCCCGCGCCGCTGCGTAGAATCCGGCAAGCATCCTTGGACAGGGGACGTGTCATGCAACTGTGGTCCCTTGAGGGCAACACCCAGAGGCTCGATGGCGGCGCGATGTTCGGCAACGCGCCGAAGGCCATGTGGTCGCGCTGGATCGAACCGGACGCGGAAAACCGCATCCCGCTGGCGTGCCGCTGCCTGCTGGTGAAGGACCTGGACGGTCGCAACGTGCTGTTCGAAACGGGCATCGGCGCCTTCTTCGAGCCGAAGCTGCGCGAGCGCTACGGCGTGGTGGAGGACCGCCACGTGCTGCTGGAGTCGCTGGCCGAAGCCGGTCTCACGCACGAGGGCATCGATGCGGTGGTCCTCTCCCACCTGCATTTCGACCATGCCGGCGGCCTGCTGGCGCCATGGGCGGAAGGGCAGCCGCCGCGGTTGCTGTTCCCCAACGCCACCTTCCTGGTCGGCGCCGAGCACTGGCGCCGCGCGCAGTCGCCGCATCCGCGCGACCGTGCCTCGTTCATCCCGGAACTGGCCGGGCTGCTGGAAGCCAGCGGTCGGCTGGAGCTGGTCGAGGGGGCGTATTCGAAGGCACTGGGAAAATCGGTGCGCTTCCACTTCTCCGACGGCCACACGCCCGGCCTGATGCTGGCGGAGGTCGGCGGCGTGGTGTTCTGCGCCGACCTGATCCCTGGCCGGCCCTGGGTGCATCTGCCGATCACCATGGGTTACGACCGGGCTCCCGAAACCCTGATCGACGAGAAACGCGGCTTCCTCGAAGACAAGCTCGCCCGTGGCGTGCGGCTGTTCTTCACCCATGACCATGCCTGTGCAGCGGCCCAGGTGACCCGCGACGAGCGGGGTCGCTTCGGCACCACCGCCGAGCAGGCGAGCCTGCGCGGCGAGCCCGCCGGGACGGCCGGGTGAGGCGGCAACTGCGGATCGGCACGCAGGCCCTGCTGCTGCGTGGTGGCGGCGCCCTGCTGCTCATCGCCGGCCTGGGCCTGGCCGCGGTCACCGAGCGCGGCCTGCTGGCGCATCACCTGGCCGCGGCGCGCCACGGCGGCGACGTCGTCCAGGCCGGAGCGCGCGGGCCGCAGCCGGGCCAGCACGGCAGCATGGTGCTGGTCTCTGGCACGCCCGACGTGGTCGAGTCGCCGCATGACGCCGACTTCAACCTGACCGTGCCCACGCCGGTGCTGTCCCGTCGGGTGGAGATGTTCCAGTGGCGCGAGGTGCGCGCGGGCGGTGTGCATTACGAGCTGGACTGGTCGGACGAATTGCAGGACACCGCCAGGTTCGAACAGCCGCGCGGGCACGCCAATCCCAAGGCGATGCCGCTGCGGGGCGAGCGTTTCATGGCGGGAAAGGTGAAGGTCGGCGGTTTCGAGCTGGAGCCCATGCTGGTGCGCGCATTGCCCGGCACGGAGACGGTGGCGCCCGACCCGTCACGCCTGCCCGCCAACCTGGCCGCGAGCTTCAGCCTGTATCACGCCTACCTGACTACCAGCGTGGACCCAGGCTCGCCGCGCCTGGGCGACGTGCGGGTGAGCTGGCAGGCGGTGCCGGTGCAGCCGGTGACGGTGTTTGCCCGCCTGGATGGCAACCGGCTGGTGCGGGCCAGCCTGGCCGACGACCAGGGCTACCAGGTGCAGGTCGGCGAGCGTTCGCTCAGCGACGTGTTGCCTGACGTGCCCGAACCGCCCGAGTTCACGACGGCGCGCCGCGCCGGGGCGATCGTGCTGGCCGGGCTGGGCGCCTTCCTGCTGCTGTGGGAACGCCGCCGTCGCGTCGGCGACGTGGTGCTGGCACTGGCAGTGGGCGTGACCGCGATCGGCGCCGTGTCGTGCGCCTCCTGGCTCGGCGGCGGCTGGCCGCCCGTGCTGGCATGGCTGGCCGTGACGGCCGCCGGCGTGCTGGTGGTGCTCCTGCTGCACCGGCGGATGGCGCGGGCCTGACCCTGGCCCCGGGCAGGATGCCTGTCCGGCTATCGGCCGTTCATCCCGTTCCGCCCGAACCCCCATCGCCTGTCGGCACCCTCTCCCGGCGGGAGAGGGGTTCGGTCGAGAGGTTCGCGGAGAGCGTTCGAATCGACTTCGAGGCCGTGCGCCTGCGCCCGGCGCTGCCGGGTCGTTCGGAAAAAGGCCTTACGCCGCGACGGCCTGCGCCTTGTGGTCGGCGAAGGCATACACCTGGTCCGCCCACTGGGTCGCTTCCAGGTAGATGCCGGCCATGCGCTGGATGTGCT
Proteins encoded in this window:
- a CDS encoding oxidative damage protection protein, which produces MPRTVHCARLDIDAEGLDFAPWPGPLGQRVYEHVSRQAWQQWLAHQTMLINEYRLNPLEAKTRQYLAGEMEKYFFGGGEVAQPAGYVAPDQP
- the mutY gene encoding A/G-specific adenine glycosylase, giving the protein MSSTLAADLLPWFDRHGRHDLPWQAPAPGGRRDAYRVWLSEVMLQQTQVATVIPYFLRFTGALPTLPDLAAADEDRVLALWSGLGYYRRARFLHRAAQLCVEHHGGELPRDFDALAALPGIGRSTAGAILAQAHGLRFAILDGNVKRVLARYHGIEGHPGQGAVEKQLWARAEAHTPHARVADYTQAIMDLGATVCVRSRPLCPACPLADACVARREGRTAQLPTPKPGKTLPTRATTMLVLRDGHGRVLLERRGPSGVWSGLWSLPEAADHEAAWRLAQTHAQLDDAQPLTPFVHVFSHYRLQVEPLLFDGATAHPAIADNVALRWCARDEWPSLGLPAPVRTLLGTLHPPLASHTSRSR
- a CDS encoding AsmA family protein, translating into MTRRLRIALLGLAGLLVAGLVALLVTVYLLLQPERFTAMLQEQARQVGLELSLASPARPALFPRPALELEGLTLTAHGASMPILLAANGRLALPWSTLFGGPTVISRLEIDAPRVDLDALQAWLSGLPSGGSGSPNIPRIDTGVRIARGTIVSGNKLLLRDFSLDAGSLLTGQPFPLVISAKDAHGTPMQLRLIATPRIQGNALQLNDIDLEYTRGGTLAMRLSGEAHWHGAADAAATLAGSLEQADAGRYDISLELTPANQSNPLLLALKLDGPGNHLDLRVPPLGVARWWSHIGDEEGPRLGVPPGSGHVDVATLDVAGVHVEGLHLELAPAPAASTSAPASPASSDAR
- the ftsY gene encoding signal recognition particle-docking protein FtsY; translated protein: MLKFWKKKPTETTSEQPAEHGRTPPADATALDNASPVLDEARAEIAPAEPAIVDEPPPATVAEPAPAKRSWRERLSGSGFAKGLSSLFMRHPKLDDDLLDELETLLITADVGVEASTTLVEGLRKRMHKREFADADALLAALREALVAMLVPVQQPLDITGRKPFVVLTVGINGVGKTTTIGKLARRWRDEGRQVMLAAGDTFRAAAVAQLKTWGERNNVPVIAQGQEADAASVIFDALQAARSRNADVLVADTAGRLHTQGGLMDELSKIARVMKKLDADAPHEVLMVIDGTTGQNAISQLRQFRQIVGVTGLVVTKLDGTAKGGVVFALAREFGLPIRYVGLGESATDLREFDARAFVDGLLPATLARA
- the rsmD gene encoding 16S rRNA (guanine(966)-N(2))-methyltransferase RsmD, which produces MRDDGRAQGAPLRRDVGVTGRIRIIGGSLRNSRLDVPDLPGLRPTPERVRETLFNWLLPVIAGVQALDLCAGTGALGIEALSRGAGAVRFVERDARAATALRDNLARLKAEGTVTVADAAAFLEGTPTPFGLVFLDPPFAADLWTPLAQRLEQGGWLAPQAWIYVESPRDRVPALPSSWALHREGRAGEVRHALYRRCTELPLS
- the coaD gene encoding pantetheine-phosphate adenylyltransferase is translated as MNKAPVNKRLAVYPGTFDPITNGHADLVSRAAPLFERVVVAVAESSGKGPGFSLEERITLARLALADLPNVEVRGFNSLLASFVTEVGAGVIIRGLRAVSDFEYEFQLASMNRHLIPQAETLFLTPAEQYSFISSSLVREIGRLGGDISSFVHPAVQQAMRQRWRK
- a CDS encoding YfhL family 4Fe-4S dicluster ferredoxin → MSLKILDTCVNCDVCEPACPNKAISMGEDYYVIDPALCTECVGHHDEPQCMVVCPVECIVIDPEHVETHEQLEPKYRQLMAKETTA
- the ggt gene encoding gamma-glutamyltransferase, encoding MSLSPRWRVLLLSLLLTSTAAFATDPPSREAPATSAAAAKPGHAAIASANFLATDAGLEVLAKGGNAFDAAVAVASTLSVVEPESSGLGGGFMAVLRRASDGREVFIDAREVAPAAVDAKDYLNPDGSPNRDAALNGPLSAGIPGEPAGLAWLSGHYGKLPLSASLAPAIRTAREGFKPDSRLRNAIAERADDLKRWPASEAKYLVDGKPPVEGRLWRDPDQARTLEILAKEGRDGFYRGEVARKLVAAVRAAGGNWSEADLAGYQIKERAPISVDYRGYRIVTAPPPSSGGVAIAEILNILRGVDLDKLDRAHRVHYVIEAMRRAFRDHNDYLGDPDFVKMPLDMLLSPFYADGLRQSILPDRATPSSMLPHAGASDPGPHTTHFSIIDKDGNMIAVTSTVNYTLGSTFVAAGTGVLLNDEMDDFALVPNKPNVYGLLGSEANAPVGGKRMLSSMSPSLVIGQDRTAVIGSPGGSTIITQVLEGILAFVDGKDAGAIVAQKRYHHQFLPDRVDVEQGVFDPATAHELERMGYTLHPRAPWGFMNVVTWDHRSNTLQAASDPRRPSGSGKVQ
- a CDS encoding MBL fold metallo-hydrolase, with amino-acid sequence MQLWSLEGNTQRLDGGAMFGNAPKAMWSRWIEPDAENRIPLACRCLLVKDLDGRNVLFETGIGAFFEPKLRERYGVVEDRHVLLESLAEAGLTHEGIDAVVLSHLHFDHAGGLLAPWAEGQPPRLLFPNATFLVGAEHWRRAQSPHPRDRASFIPELAGLLEASGRLELVEGAYSKALGKSVRFHFSDGHTPGLMLAEVGGVVFCADLIPGRPWVHLPITMGYDRAPETLIDEKRGFLEDKLARGVRLFFTHDHACAAAQVTRDERGRFGTTAEQASLRGEPAGTAG
- a CDS encoding TMEM43 family protein; the protein is MRRQLRIGTQALLLRGGGALLLIAGLGLAAVTERGLLAHHLAAARHGGDVVQAGARGPQPGQHGSMVLVSGTPDVVESPHDADFNLTVPTPVLSRRVEMFQWREVRAGGVHYELDWSDELQDTARFEQPRGHANPKAMPLRGERFMAGKVKVGGFELEPMLVRALPGTETVAPDPSRLPANLAASFSLYHAYLTTSVDPGSPRLGDVRVSWQAVPVQPVTVFARLDGNRLVRASLADDQGYQVQVGERSLSDVLPDVPEPPEFTTARRAGAIVLAGLGAFLLLWERRRRVGDVVLALAVGVTAIGAVSCASWLGGGWPPVLAWLAVTAAGVLVVLLLHRRMARA